The window CTCGGTGCTCACAACTCACCAGTCGACCCAGCTAGCACTCCATACAAAGCACTGTGTGTAGGGAAGCACATAAATTTCTAAGACGCAATGCATCTAGCACCCGTGCCTAGTAATCCAAAAATGCTGGCGAGACTGGATTTCATACTCTCAGGTGTACTACACCGGAGTTAGCCAAAAAAATATATGGAAAAAACGGTATCAAACCAAAtccaaaaaaaatctgaaatttggcGACATCAGACTTTATCATATGTTTCAGGTTCTTGCAAAATTTCATCCAAAACTAATATCGTAGGAGCTCTCATCAAAAAGGACAAAATCGCTCCTCACGATTTTGTTCTTTTTGATGAGAGCTCCTCATATGTTAGTTTTCGATGAAATTTTGCTAGAGCCTTAAACATATGATAAGGTTTGATGTCACAAAATATTAGATTTTTTTTTGGACCTTGTTTGATActgtttttttcttcttcagtTTTTTTTGCTAACTCGGCACACCCGAGAGTAGCCACACCCCACACCTTTCCGGAGGCGGTCGTCCTGGTACGACCGTGCATTCATGCAGGCGGCCGGGTTGCATAAACCTTCCATGGATGCATGCGTGGAAGGGTCAAACTGAGGCTTCAACGAAAGGCAAAGTGATCAATCTCTCTCCACTCGACGGAGGCGCGTCCATGGATGGACGGACGCAGGGGATTGTGAATCCTAACCGGAGCGCACCATGGCTCACTAGCTAGCATTATGCGTGGCATGGCAACTGGGCGCCGGACGTCGTCGATCGCCGATCGTACTGCGACACGCTGCGTCCTGCATAATTGCGTCCATTTGCGTACGTGCAGGTGGACGCCCCTCTCATGCATGCCTCGTCTGTGCAGAAAAGGAAAGCCAGCACCCTGGTCGTAATATTCATGCACACTCTCGGCACTAATCCATCGCATCGCGTCTTCTTGGTGAGAAACAGAAGAGGAGACCTGGGAGCGTGGGAGACGCGTGACCACGAGAAATGTGCCTTTTCTCTCACCTTTGATTGATAGCTTGGTTGGACTTGTTGAAACAAGTTTTGCCGGAATTAACAAGTATTGCTGCTACATCTTGTCACCTAAGCTCGCACTGGGACACAAGGGCATGCTGAGGCAGGCGCATCCATGACTCAGATCCACCCATGGGCTACACTACACTTGGCGTCCAGCTCCTGAACCCTACTACATGTTCTGTTGGCCGCACATTGTTGACGGAGCGCGTCTATATAAAGGAGACGGTTTCCGTGTGCGCTTGTCGCCTCAACGATCGCAGCAATTGGCCATTGCTTGCCTGAGTCACATCGTGCTCGAGCTACTGAGTGAGAGAGAAGCTAGATAGCTAGCCTGCCAgacaaagagggagagagagagagaaagatgggTATGGGATGGAAAGTTATGAACGATGTGAAGCCATACCTAGCGATGGTGCTGCTGCAGGTGGGGTTCGCCGGGATGAACATCGTTGCCGTGTCGTCCCTCAAGGGCGGGATGAGCCACTTCGTCCTCGTCGTCTACCGTAACATCGTCGCCACCGCCTTCATGGCGCCCTTCGCCCTCTATTTCGAGAGGTAACTAGCTAATTCCATCCATCCATGCATGGACAGATGGACCGACTACTCTCTCATATACCATCACATATCCAAGCAAGGGCTCTCGGTTGTTAACTAGAGTAGATGCATTCCACATGTTTTACCATAAAATTACACCACAACTTGCAAAAATTTACAGCACCACTTACACATGTatgcaagcatggatgagtaggggaAGCCCGAAACGATTCGATCGATTCGTTTCAGTCGAGTTGGCAGCCTATGATTCAGTCCAGTTATATACTATGTTGGCCTAGTTCTGGCGATGTATCACACTTTTTCCGACTTTTCGATCTCTCAAACGTATTTGTTTGAACTTGTAAAGGCTTTAGTTTAAGCCCGGGCAAGTACTTCCGCTCtaaaaaagttcattatttttataCTAAACTTTCGAGGATCTAGGGATAACAGAACAAACAGATAGATTGTGTAAAGGAAGATTGGGAAAATTAAAAAAGCCAACTTGCCAAACGTACACCTCCACGATCTCGAGCAAACAAACACGTACAATTTGCTCAGTCCATTCTCAAATTTTGTCTCATTGAGATGGTGCAACAAGCTACGCGACCACCACTCGTGGAACCTGATCCAGAAAAGTGCAGATGCACATCTTGATATCCTTCCATTTTGTACCGGCATTTTTTTTGCAAGAATTTTTTTCGTATTCATCAATTGACAAGGTAATACAAAGAACACCAaaagtaaaaattacatccaggtacATAGATCACATGGCGACGACTACAGGCACTTGAGCAAGTCAAAGGAGTGTCGTCGTCATCACGCGTCCCtcaccggagccgggcaaaccttgttgtagtagacaattgAGAAGTTGTCATGCTAAGACCCAATAGGACCAGTGCACCAAaccgtagatcagaaggatccaacctatAGACACACAAACACACATGAACGAAGACCGGATGTACATGGATCCACCGAAGGCAAACTCcgaccgaatcccgcgagatccaccGGAGATAAACCATCACACGCCCTCCGACGACACTAGAAGCACCGTTGGGACTCTCTTTATCACGAGTTAAATCAAATATGTGTTGATGTACGTACCACATCTAGCAGCATTAACATATGGACATGTAGAAAATTAGAGTGCATGAGTACACGCAACCATGGACCTACCTCACGGTTGCTCCTAGCGACCCCGCCACCGCAGGAGGATGCAGGTGGGGCTGGCAGGAGAAGGTGACCATCCTCCCCTCCCNNNNNNNNNNNNNNNNNNNNNNNNNNNNNNNNNNNNNNNNNNNNNNNNNNNNNNNNNNNNNNNNNNNNNNNNNNNNNNNNNNNNNNNNNNNNNNNNNNNNNNNNNNNNNNNNNNNNNNNNNNNNNNNNNNNNNNNNNNNNNNNNNNNNNNNNNNNNNNNNNNNNNNNNNNNNNNNNNNNNNNNNNNNNNNNNNNNNNNNNNNNNNNNNNNNNNNNNNNNNNNNNNNNNNNNNNNNNNNNNNNNNNNNNNNNNNNNNNNNNNNNNNNNNNNNNNNNNNNNNNNNNNNNNNNNNNNNNNNNNNNNNNNNNNNNNNNNNNNNNNNNNNNNNNNNNNNNNNNNNNNNNNNNNNNNNNNNNNNNNNNNNNNNNNNNNNNNNNNNNNNNNNNNNNNNNNNNNNNNNNNNNNNNNNNNNNNNNNNNNNNNNNNNNNNNNNNNNNNNNNNNNNNNNNNNNNNNNNNNNNNNNNNNNNNNNNNNNNNNNNNNNNNNNNNNNNNNNNNNNNNNNNNNNNNNNNNNNNNNNNNNNNNNNNNNNNNNNNNNNNNNNNNNNNNNNNNNNNNNNNNNNNNNNNNNNNNNNNNNNNNNNNNNNNNNNNNNNNNNNNNNNNNNNNNNNNNNNNNNNNNNNNNNNNNNNNNNNNNNNNNNNNNNNNNNNNNNNNNNNNCCAAGTCGTCGATTTATAATATGTGCCACGGACTCACACATTTGCTTCTCCGTCGTCATGTGGCAATGTCATCCTCGGTATGCTTAAAATCTGCGGTTGTGGATGCCTCCCTCAAGCTATGTTATGTCTGCTGCACAACAAGACCTCTGTCGTCAGCGCACAGCGGCGTGGgtgaatgtgtgtgtgtgtagtggctTGTGGTGGTGATGAAGGTTATGAAACAACGGCGACGTAGAGAATAGCTGACGAGGGTATCGTTCGACCATACCATAGATTCATGATCATTCTTTTGATGGTCGGACGGTGATTTGCTACCACGGGCGAGAACGGCCAAGCAATAGGCATCATGTGGCGGAGTTGTCTGATATAGATTTGACACCGTCTGCCACCTGGGAGGATGGCATGAGATTGGCGAAGCGTCCCGCCTTGGGGATTATCGTGTTGGTAATCTTCCCTCTCATGAATGGCGTTATCATGTGTGTGACATTGATCTTTCTTCGTTCAACGTTTTGTGTGGCAAGCAACTCTCGCAGTGTGCCCTGATTGGCCACTGGTGGAGGCCTACCATGCATGGAACCCGCCACATGTCAGCTCGAAGCATGCACGGTTACAGTTCCATCCACTCGTACAATTAATTTTATTTATAGTTTCATTTCGATTCATTTTTACCTAGCTAGCTACTAGATCATCATTTCATGATAAGGGAACGGAGGCCAAAGATGACAACCACCATCTTCATAAAGATTATGTGGCTCGCATTTCTCGAGTACGTCCGTATATATGGTTAATTACACATAACTCTTTCTTAATTACCGCTGACACGTAGGTGCCCATTGTCTCTCAGGCCGGTGCTCGACCAAAACGTGTACTTCATGGGCGCGAAGCTGACCTCGGCGGCGTTCGCGACGGCGCTCCTCAACACCCTCCCGGCCGTCACCTTCATGTTGGCCCTCATCCTGCGCATGGAGAAGGTGCGGCTGCGGAGCCTGCACAGCCAGGCCAAGATCGCCGGCACGGTCCTCACGGTGGCCGGTGCCGTGCTGATGGTCCTGTACCATGGCCCTGCCGTGCGGTTCCCGTGGACTAAGGCCCATCACCAAGCCACCATTGGTGGCCAGGCCGCCGCCGCGCGGGACTGGCTGATCGGGACCATAATGCTCATCGCCTCCTGCATGATCTGGCCGGGCTTTTTCATCCTCCAGGCCAACACGCTGGGGAGCTACCCGGCGGAGCTGTCTCTCACGGCGCTCATCTGTGGCATGGGCTCGCTGATGAGCGGCGCCGTCGCCCTCGTTGCTGAGCGCGCCAACACCCAGGTCTGGGTTATCGGCTTCGATAACCGCCTCTTCACCGTCGTCTACGGCGGCATAGTGTGCTCCGGCGTGGCGTACTACTTGCAGGGCGTCGTGTCAAGGCAAAGGGGCCCGGTGTTCGTGACGGCCTTCAGCCCGCTCAGCATGGTCATAACCGCCGTCATGGGCTCCATCGTTCTCAAGGAGGAGATCACTCTCGGAAGGTACGTACTACATTAGTGCTGCCTGCCACCATATCAAAATGGACCAGGATAGATAGACATGCAGCAGGGAAACGTTCCATACTAATGACATCATTTCCTTTGTGCTTTCAGTGTAATTGGTGCAGTGATCATCGTGACAGGCCTCTACTTTATCATCTGGGGCAAGAGCAAGGACGAGATCAGCCGCCCCAGTCAAGTTTCCGACGTCAGCGTCAAGGGAGCCAGTGAACTGCCCTTAACCTCGGTGACAAGCGGCCACGGCCACGGCAAGCAGTACGAGCTCGACAACGGCAACGGCGGCCATGTCGACGTCGAGACGCCGACGACCAATGGGCACTAGTAGCCAAGTAGGGATCGTGTTATACGTCCTCTTGTTGTCCATCTAGCTTTTCCCCTTGTACTGCATAGTCCATCGATCGGTCATGCATGGAGACGATTTCTCTCTCTCTACTTTCTTCTTGTCAGCTTCTCCCTAGCTACGATCTTATCATGTGACTATGTGAGAATGAGCAAGTGCTGGTTATAGCATTTCCTGTGATGGTTATACTCCCCCAACCCAAAATTTGCTTCTAGTTTGAAAGAGTTTGGATTGGATGACGAAAAGTGTTTGTACCCCGGCAAAGGACATATAGAGGCGATTTGAGGGtctgtgttggagatgccctagacATACAAGGGTATGTATCAAATTCGAACCATGAGAGCTAACTGGCGACCTGTCGCTGGGAGCTGGATGGCAAGCGAACGGGTTCGCCTGGCAATTTTAGGTCATAGCAAATGTATTTTGATGGCAATTTATGTCTGTTCTTGCTCAGGCTGCAAGTGGACGTGGGCCGCCACTTAAAATCCCACACATCCTGCGTTCGTGGACACCCGCGTATCTAGCATATTTGAAAGTGGATTAAGTGGGTTGTCCCGCGGACACAACATAGAACCCACATCATCTTCCTCGTTCGGTGGTTGCTAAACGAAAGCGTCTCCTCATACTTGTTTGAACGATGCAGAGTGGGTCAGGCCGCGCGGCAGCTTAACAGCAGCTTAACACAGCCGTCCGCTTCCTCCATGGCGGCGAGCTGCGAGCTTTGCACGCGGTGCCAGCGGACCGCTATGCCGTGGTGCGGCTTGAAGCCTGGCCAGCGGGCGTGGTGGCACAGCAGCAGCTTGTGGCGGCACGGCACGTTGCGGCAAGGCCAACAGAGGTGCGATGGCCGTTAGGGCCCGTGCTGCTTGGCTCGCGGCATCTGCACGGAGAGCTCGCACGAGACACGCGACATGGCCAGGGGTGGTGCAC is drawn from Triticum dicoccoides isolate Atlit2015 ecotype Zavitan chromosome 6B, WEW_v2.0, whole genome shotgun sequence and contains these coding sequences:
- the LOC119325913 gene encoding WAT1-related protein At1g44800-like; amino-acid sequence: MGMGWKVMNDVKPYLAMVLLQVGFAGMNIVAVSSLKGGMSHFVLVVYRNIVATAFMAPFALYFERERRPKMTTTIFIKIMWLAFLEPVLDQNVYFMGAKLTSAAFATALLNTLPAVTFMLALILRMEKVRLRSLHSQAKIAGTVLTVAGAVLMVLYHGPAVRFPWTKAHHQATIGGQAAAARDWLIGTIMLIASCMIWPGFFILQANTLGSYPAELSLTALICGMGSLMSGAVALVAERANTQVWVIGFDNRLFTVVYGGIVCSGVAYYLQGVVSRQRGPVFVTAFSPLSMVITAVMGSIVLKEEITLGSVIGAVIIVTGLYFIIWGKSKDEISRPSQVSDVSVKGASELPLTSVTSGHGHGKQYELDNGNGGHVDVETPTTNGH